A single region of the Lotus japonicus ecotype B-129 chromosome 4, LjGifu_v1.2 genome encodes:
- the LOC130713352 gene encoding uncharacterized protein LOC130713352, whose protein sequence is MTAWQDVLYHVFHRLPTYIVCRFKCVGKRVDYTRIPRFCEEQADHMLSVGDLHIFTSPVSDYHQVTGLGLHNLLEDGPAAGVPTDFFNAVARSGKILSSWNGLIVVRFRRKKVLRLLICNPVTSSWAPLRTRCGEFDANANVNIIIIPATAPTRNDYRLLSVTRQNKIFPPYVLKEYNQIADQWQVLNPDMNLGDRKLNISKPAIVNEWIYFMSDNYHYMNFIDDATIMPYIMAYSLTDHTSVRLDLPNNALEYLFHGSYGVFTWGCRWTSQESLCLVRFINSSFTLFTCAAPTSQNSSWVQILHVTMDDLVLSAACSSPNSIFREPIRWPYTVVNGNCLIFATREKIYGYNINGPHPWKLRQLGINDSRTNINFIPYSSTFRRCRCPHPSSFKKFLANNY, encoded by the coding sequence ATGACTGCCTGGCAAGATGTGCTTTACCACGTGTTCCATAGATTACCTACATACATTGTATGTAGGTTTAAGTGCGTAGGAAAAAGAGTGGACTACACCAGGATCCCCAGATTTTGTGAGGAACAAGCAGACCATATGCTGTCAGTTGGCGATCTCCACATCTTCACTTCTCCGGTCTCTGACTATCACCAAGTTACAGGGTTGGGTCTACATAATTTATTAGAGGACGGGCCTGCGGCTGGTGTTCCGACAGACTTTTTCAATGCCGTTGCACGGTCGGGGAAGATTCTTTCGTCATGGAATGGCTTGATTGTTGTCCGTTTCAGGCGGAAAAAAGTGCTTCGTCTCTTGATTTGTAATCCTGTGACCAGTTCATGGGCTCCCCTCAGGACACGTTGTGGTGAGTTCGACGCGAATGCTAATGtcaatatcatcatcatcccaGCTACAGCCCCGACCCGCAATGATTACCGATTGCTTTCGGTGACCCGACAAAATAAGATTTTCCCGCCTTATGTCTTAAAGGAGTACAACCAAATAGCGGACCAGTGGCAAGTTCTTAACCCAGACATGAATTTGGGTGACCGGAAATTGAATATTAGTAAACCTGCAATTGTGAATGAATGGATATATTTTATGTCTGACAATTATCATTACATGAACTTCATTGATGATGCTACCATCATGCCATACATAATGGCCTACTCTCTCACTGATCATACAAGCGTGCGGTTGGACCTTCCCAATAATGCTCTTGAATATCTCTTCCACGGGTCATATGGAGTTTTCACATGGGGCTGTAGATGGACATCTCAAGAGTCTCTTTGCCTAGTAAGGTTTATTAACTCTTCCTTCACTCTTTTCACTTGTGCAGCCCCTACTTCTCAAAATTCTTCGTGGGTTCAAATTCTTCATGTTACCATGGATGATCTAGTGCTTTCTGCAGCCTGTTCTTCACCCAACTCGATCTTTAGAGAGCCTATAAGATGGCCCTATACTGTTGTTAATGGAAACTGTTTAATCTTTGCAACCAGAGAAAAAATTTACGGGTACAACATAAATGGTCCACATCCCTGGAAATTGAGGCAGCTAGGGATCAATGATTCGAGGACAAATATTAACTTTATTCCTTACTCTAGTACGTTTCGACGATGTCGCTGTCCTCATCCATCTTCTTTTAAAAAGTTTCTTGCTAACAACTATTAA